The following coding sequences are from one Virgibacillus necropolis window:
- a CDS encoding DUF421 domain-containing protein produces the protein MPDWVTIIIRSFILLVVLFFITKGLGKKQLSQMNIFEYITGIVIGSIVAMHAADTETNFFHALAALLVWFLIPLAVEFLSEKSKSFRNFVQGSSTVFIQDGKIMEDNLKKERFTTDELLEKLRSNNIYKASDVEFAVLEPSGSLNVMEKKENQPITAKVLGMKLPTEKEPQTVIMDGKTLMEPLANLSLNTNWLETELDKLNVSIENVFLGQADTDGQLTVDLYDDKIAVPAPSEKPLLLANLKKCQADLELFALATENQKAKQLYQTNSQKLQQAIDLVSAYLK, from the coding sequence ATGCCAGATTGGGTTACTATCATCATAAGATCGTTTATCTTACTTGTAGTACTTTTTTTTATTACAAAAGGGTTAGGCAAAAAGCAACTATCACAGATGAATATTTTTGAATATATAACAGGTATTGTTATTGGTAGTATTGTTGCGATGCATGCGGCAGATACTGAAACAAACTTCTTTCATGCTCTTGCTGCATTGTTAGTATGGTTTTTGATTCCACTTGCCGTTGAATTTCTCTCAGAGAAAAGTAAATCATTCCGAAACTTTGTCCAAGGTAGTAGTACAGTGTTCATTCAAGACGGTAAAATTATGGAGGATAACCTTAAGAAAGAACGTTTTACCACTGATGAGCTACTCGAAAAGCTCCGTTCCAACAATATCTATAAGGCATCAGATGTTGAGTTCGCTGTACTTGAACCCTCTGGCAGCTTAAATGTGATGGAGAAAAAAGAAAACCAACCGATAACCGCAAAGGTTCTTGGGATGAAACTTCCCACGGAAAAAGAACCACAAACGGTAATAATGGATGGAAAAACATTAATGGAACCATTGGCAAATCTCTCGTTAAATACAAATTGGTTAGAAACAGAACTAGACAAATTAAATGTTAGTATTGAAAATGTCTTTCTAGGACAGGCGGATACAGATGGACAGCTTACCGTCGATTTATATGATGACAAAATTGCAGTCCCTGCTCCCTCAGAAAAACCATTACTTCTTGCTAACCTAAAAAAATGCCAAGCTGATCTTGAACTTTTCGCATTGGCTACAGAGAATCAGAAAGCCAAACAATTGTATCAAACGAATAGTCAAAAGTTGCAGCAGGCTATTGATCTCGTATCGGCATACTTAAAATAG
- a CDS encoding molybdopterin molybdotransferase MoeA, which yields MVVMRKPVPVEEAVNNVMEYSKTGGSEFLSIERCDGRRLAEPIITKHPVPPFDKSPYDGFAFHSRDTKYASTTEPVEFEVVEHIGAGNVPKKKLTMNQATRIMTGAQIPDGADCVAMFEICKQFERDGKPYISLKRKMQQEENVVHKGSEIDQGIELVAKGTVINPGVKALLATFGHKSVHVTNKPVVGIFATGTELLEVDEELEPGKIRNSNAYMVMSQIKRAGGEPHYFGKLVDEFESSYKSIKDKLDKVDFLITTGGVSVGDFDLMPAIYEKLHAKVLFNKVAMRPGSVTTVATVGDKLLFGLSGNPSACYVGFELFVRPLLQRFLFNETPFLKRTKARLAEDFPKPNPFTRFVRGIIFIENGQVFVRLAGIDKSNVVTSLASTNGFMVLPGGTRGFTKGSQVDVLWLDENQGQDTF from the coding sequence ATGGTAGTTATGCGGAAGCCTGTACCAGTGGAAGAAGCAGTAAACAACGTGATGGAGTATAGTAAAACAGGTGGATCAGAGTTCTTATCAATTGAAAGATGTGATGGGAGAAGGCTAGCGGAGCCAATTATCACAAAGCATCCAGTGCCACCGTTTGATAAATCACCCTATGATGGCTTTGCTTTTCATTCCAGAGATACCAAATATGCATCTACGACAGAACCCGTTGAGTTTGAGGTTGTTGAACATATAGGGGCTGGGAATGTTCCGAAGAAAAAGCTAACAATGAATCAGGCTACACGGATAATGACTGGTGCACAAATCCCGGATGGAGCGGATTGTGTTGCGATGTTTGAAATATGCAAGCAATTTGAACGAGACGGAAAACCTTATATTTCTTTAAAGCGCAAGATGCAGCAAGAAGAGAACGTGGTACATAAAGGTTCTGAAATTGACCAGGGTATTGAATTAGTTGCTAAAGGAACAGTCATTAATCCTGGAGTAAAAGCACTTTTAGCAACGTTCGGACATAAAAGTGTGCATGTAACGAACAAGCCTGTTGTTGGTATTTTTGCAACAGGAACAGAATTACTAGAGGTTGATGAGGAGCTTGAGCCAGGAAAGATACGAAATTCTAATGCATATATGGTCATGTCGCAAATAAAACGGGCTGGTGGTGAACCGCATTATTTCGGAAAACTTGTTGATGAATTTGAATCAAGCTACAAATCAATTAAAGATAAACTAGATAAAGTGGATTTCCTCATTACGACTGGTGGGGTATCTGTTGGTGACTTTGATTTAATGCCTGCAATCTATGAGAAATTACATGCGAAGGTTTTATTTAATAAAGTGGCAATGCGGCCAGGAAGCGTTACAACCGTTGCAACGGTAGGGGACAAACTTTTATTTGGCTTATCTGGAAATCCCTCTGCATGTTATGTTGGCTTCGAATTGTTCGTAAGACCACTATTACAACGGTTTTTATTCAATGAAACGCCATTTTTAAAAAGAACAAAGGCCCGATTGGCTGAGGACTTTCCTAAGCCTAACCCCTTTACTCGGTTTGTGCGTGGAATAATTTTTATTGAAAATGGACAGGTATTTGTTCGTTTAGCAGGGATAGATAAATCTAACGTGGTAACATCACTTGCCTCTACAAATGGTTTCATGGTTCTTCCTGGAGGGACTAGAGGGTTTACAAAAGGTTCACAAGTCGATGTATTGTGGCTTGATGAAAATCAAGGCCAAGACACCTTTTAA
- a CDS encoding TrkH family potassium uptake protein, translating to MFLNIVKFGWLNKLSPVQLILLFYCVAIVVSTVILALPFAHEEGVDASFIDLLFIAVSAISVTGLTPISISETFNTSGYFLLAFILQFGAVGVMAMGTFIWIILGKKIGLKERRLIMTDQNQTSFAGMVRLIKQIMLVVLTIELIGFIILGTYYIQYFPTIGEAYLHGFFGSISATTNGGFDITGSSLIMFKDDYFVQFINMLLIIFGAIGFPVLIEVKEYMFAKEAVRKSLRFSLFTKVTTFTFFALIVVGAIIIGLLDSGNFFDDKSWHEIVFYSLFQSVTTRSGGLATMDVSQLTEQNHLFMSFLMFIGASPSSAGGGIRTTTFALVLIFIFTYARGGVSIRIFKREVHQEDLLKAVTVSLMAIAFVFSSILVISIVEPYSLSEILFEVTSAFGTVGLSLGITSELTTLSKFILMMLMFIGRVGIITFLFMFKNNKSSGKFHYPKERMIIG from the coding sequence ATGTTCTTAAATATAGTTAAATTTGGATGGTTAAACAAACTATCACCAGTGCAGTTAATCCTGCTTTTCTATTGTGTGGCAATAGTTGTATCAACTGTTATTCTGGCACTGCCTTTTGCACATGAAGAAGGCGTAGATGCATCATTTATCGACTTGTTATTTATTGCAGTAAGTGCAATTAGTGTTACAGGATTAACACCAATAAGTATATCTGAAACATTTAATACGTCAGGTTATTTTTTGTTAGCATTTATTTTACAATTTGGTGCAGTTGGTGTCATGGCAATGGGTACCTTTATTTGGATAATACTAGGTAAAAAAATTGGTCTTAAAGAACGTCGCTTAATTATGACAGATCAAAACCAGACGTCATTTGCAGGCATGGTTCGATTAATCAAACAAATTATGCTTGTTGTTTTAACGATTGAATTAATTGGTTTTATTATTTTAGGTACATATTACATTCAGTATTTTCCTACCATAGGTGAAGCATATTTACATGGTTTTTTTGGTTCGATAAGTGCTACGACTAATGGTGGGTTTGATATAACCGGGAGCTCCTTAATCATGTTTAAGGATGATTATTTCGTACAATTTATTAACATGTTATTAATCATATTTGGAGCGATTGGTTTTCCGGTATTAATTGAAGTGAAAGAATATATGTTTGCGAAAGAAGCGGTTCGTAAAAGCTTACGTTTCTCATTATTTACGAAGGTTACAACATTTACGTTTTTTGCTTTAATCGTAGTGGGTGCCATAATTATAGGTCTCTTAGATTCTGGTAACTTTTTTGATGATAAGTCTTGGCATGAAATAGTATTCTATTCCTTGTTCCAATCAGTAACAACTAGAAGTGGTGGTTTAGCAACAATGGATGTTAGTCAATTAACTGAACAAAACCACTTATTTATGTCGTTTTTGATGTTTATTGGAGCATCACCAAGCAGTGCGGGTGGTGGAATACGAACAACAACCTTTGCATTAGTATTAATATTTATTTTCACATATGCTCGTGGGGGTGTAAGTATTCGAATATTTAAACGAGAGGTGCACCAAGAGGATTTATTAAAGGCGGTTACCGTATCATTGATGGCAATCGCATTTGTGTTCAGTTCCATTCTTGTCATTTCAATTGTTGAGCCATATTCTTTATCAGAAATATTATTTGAAGTCACCTCTGCGTTTGGTACGGTCGGATTGTCCCTTGGGATTACTAGTGAGTTAACGACACTAAGTAAATTTATTTTGATGATGTTAATGTTTATTGGACGAGTAGGGATCATTACATTCTTGTTCATGTTTAAAAATAATAAATCAAGCGGAAAATTTCATTATCCAAAAGAAAGAATGATAATTGGATAA
- a CDS encoding thermonuclease family protein, with translation MLKRWLGTFLLLILLLGCTPNEHEATFVRTVDGDTLIAAIDGKDEYIRLLLVDTPETKHPDKEIQPFGPEASEFINKSFSPSDPIQIEYGTEKRDKYDRLIAYVYTEDGQMINELLLEKGLARVAYVYPPNDKYVEEFRELESEAKNKEIGIWSIDGYVTADGFNAESIPVIPEKSEKKPNDNITDPDRDCGDFSSQEEAQTFFESAGGPGKDSHRLDGEGDGLVCEGL, from the coding sequence TTGCTTAAAAGATGGTTAGGCACATTTCTACTACTAATACTACTTTTAGGCTGTACACCTAATGAACATGAAGCGACCTTTGTCAGAACTGTAGATGGCGATACACTAATCGCTGCTATAGATGGAAAAGATGAATACATACGATTGTTATTGGTGGATACACCAGAAACGAAGCATCCCGATAAAGAGATTCAACCATTTGGCCCTGAAGCAAGTGAATTCATAAATAAATCCTTCTCCCCTTCTGACCCAATTCAAATCGAATATGGAACAGAAAAAAGGGATAAATATGATCGATTGATTGCATATGTTTATACCGAGGATGGTCAAATGATAAACGAGCTTCTACTTGAAAAAGGTTTGGCTAGAGTCGCATACGTCTATCCTCCAAATGATAAATATGTGGAAGAATTTCGTGAATTAGAATCCGAAGCAAAAAACAAAGAAATCGGTATTTGGAGTATTGATGGCTATGTGACAGCGGATGGTTTTAACGCAGAATCAATCCCAGTGATCCCGGAAAAAAGTGAAAAAAAACCTAACGATAACATTACTGATCCAGACCGTGATTGTGGGGATTTTTCATCTCAAGAAGAAGCACAAACATTCTTTGAATCTGCTGGAGGACCCGGAAAAGATTCACACCGCCTTGACGGCGAAGGAGACGGTCTCGTGTGCGAAGGATTATAA
- the spoVAE gene encoding stage V sporulation protein AE, with protein MIFFWAFVIGGLICVIGQIMFDVFKLTPGHTLSILVVAGAILDGFGLYEPLINFAGAGVTVPITNFGNSLVHGAMAAAEEHGIIGVVTGMFQVTSSGISAAIIFGFIGALFFKPKG; from the coding sequence ATGATTTTTTTCTGGGCATTTGTTATAGGTGGACTTATTTGTGTGATTGGGCAAATTATGTTTGATGTTTTTAAACTAACACCAGGACATACCTTGAGCATACTTGTTGTCGCTGGAGCAATCCTAGATGGCTTCGGGTTGTACGAACCACTAATAAATTTTGCTGGTGCTGGCGTAACGGTACCGATTACGAATTTCGGAAACTCGTTGGTACATGGTGCGATGGCCGCAGCAGAAGAACACGGTATAATAGGCGTTGTAACAGGCATGTTCCAGGTTACTAGTTCAGGTATATCAGCTGCGATTATATTTGGCTTTATTGGTGCACTATTTTTTAAACCTAAAGGTTAA
- the spoVAD gene encoding stage V sporulation protein AD, producing the protein MLLGHRTWVFENKPVIISTGTIGGPFEANGSIPNDFDLLHDDMWLKQASFEKAQQTMLEEACQFAIKNSSIQKEQVEFFISGDLINQITPTSFAAKALDVPYFGLFSACATSMESLALSAFLINGQGANYILSGSASHNAATEKQFRYPTEYGGQKPPTAQWTVTGAGCALVAKEGKGPVITSATIGKVVDMGMADPFNMGGAMAPAAVDTLETHLRERNVDPSYYDLIITGDLGHVGREVSLDLLKKQGISISEDQYVDCGLTIYREGQPVLAGASGAGCSSVVTYGHFLNKMKRGELNRILVIATGALHSTLSVQQKDPIPCIAHAVSIETGSDSI; encoded by the coding sequence ATGTTACTCGGTCATCGAACTTGGGTCTTTGAAAATAAACCCGTCATTATTTCCACTGGTACTATCGGAGGTCCATTTGAGGCAAATGGGAGTATTCCGAATGATTTCGATTTACTCCATGATGATATGTGGCTTAAACAAGCTTCCTTTGAGAAAGCGCAACAAACTATGTTAGAAGAGGCTTGTCAGTTTGCCATTAAAAATAGTTCAATTCAAAAAGAGCAGGTCGAGTTTTTTATCAGTGGCGATTTGATAAATCAAATTACACCGACAAGCTTTGCTGCAAAAGCGTTAGATGTACCCTATTTCGGTCTATTTAGTGCTTGTGCTACTTCAATGGAAAGTCTTGCATTATCTGCCTTTTTGATAAATGGACAAGGGGCCAATTATATATTAAGTGGTAGTGCAAGTCACAATGCAGCAACAGAAAAACAGTTTCGTTATCCTACAGAATATGGTGGCCAAAAGCCACCTACCGCCCAATGGACGGTAACTGGGGCTGGTTGCGCATTAGTTGCTAAGGAAGGAAAAGGTCCAGTAATAACTTCCGCAACGATTGGAAAAGTAGTAGACATGGGAATGGCCGATCCGTTTAATATGGGTGGTGCGATGGCCCCTGCTGCAGTGGATACATTAGAAACCCATTTAAGAGAACGGAATGTTGATCCTTCCTACTACGATTTAATCATAACTGGCGACCTTGGTCATGTCGGGCGAGAGGTTTCATTAGATCTCCTTAAAAAACAAGGTATCTCTATTTCAGAAGATCAGTATGTAGACTGTGGATTGACCATCTACCGAGAAGGGCAACCTGTTCTAGCTGGGGCAAGTGGAGCCGGATGCTCATCTGTTGTCACGTACGGCCATTTCTTAAACAAAATGAAACGCGGAGAACTAAATCGTATTCTTGTAATTGCAACAGGTGCATTACATTCTACATTAAGTGTGCAGCAGAAGGATCCAATCCCCTGTATAGCGCACGCAGTCTCTATTGAAACAGGAAGTGATAGTATATGA
- a CDS encoding DUF1657 domain-containing protein: MTIGSQVKSCFSSLKSAEATLILLANKAQDQQTKQVYEEAKMIVDEVKNDLQKQVIYLDQEEPQYKS; encoded by the coding sequence ATGACTATTGGATCACAGGTGAAAAGTTGTTTTTCTTCGTTAAAAAGCGCTGAAGCAACATTAATTTTATTGGCGAATAAAGCACAAGACCAGCAAACGAAGCAAGTATATGAAGAAGCAAAGATGATTGTAGACGAGGTGAAAAATGACTTACAGAAACAGGTTATTTATCTTGACCAGGAGGAACCACAATATAAAAGCTAG
- a CDS encoding DUF1657 domain-containing protein: protein MTVSSQVKQTIAGLKSAQASFEQFALQTENKQAQQLYEGAAQQTDAIVQSIEPRMQEIEQEEPQYKNV from the coding sequence ATGACAGTTTCTAGTCAAGTTAAACAAACAATTGCTGGATTAAAAAGTGCTCAAGCAAGTTTTGAACAATTTGCCTTACAGACAGAAAATAAACAAGCTCAACAATTATATGAGGGTGCAGCACAACAAACAGATGCCATAGTGCAAAGTATTGAACCACGTATGCAGGAAATTGAACAGGAAGAACCACAATATAAAAACGTTTAA
- a CDS encoding YjcZ family sporulation protein, with protein MSYGYGGCGGYGNQVQGAYHNNGSSFALIVVLFILLIIVGTAFYC; from the coding sequence ATGTCATATGGATATGGTGGATGTGGTGGTTATGGAAACCAAGTACAAGGAGCTTATCATAACAACGGAAGTTCATTCGCGTTAATTGTTGTTCTTTTTATACTTCTAATCATTGTAGGTACAGCTTTTTACTGCTAA
- a CDS encoding YhcN/YlaJ family sporulation lipoprotein: MKIQKLFVLIVLCFLVACNTNSNTEPPKDQTKAEPSKISTSLLPDQSPSKKAKKMLQKYDETTNIYAVNTDKTMLIAYKVHHNDRLKLAKFETKVKKKLKKQFDDFKLEVSTDQKLVMELSKLENRVSQKEIGNKKLKKEVKHLIKLSRDKT; encoded by the coding sequence TTGAAAATACAAAAGTTGTTTGTTCTAATCGTGCTATGTTTCTTGGTGGCTTGTAATACGAATTCAAATACGGAACCTCCAAAAGATCAAACGAAAGCCGAACCATCGAAGATAAGCACCTCTTTATTACCTGATCAATCCCCATCAAAAAAAGCAAAAAAAATGTTGCAGAAATACGATGAAACAACCAATATATATGCAGTTAATACGGATAAAACAATGTTAATTGCTTATAAAGTACACCACAATGATCGCTTAAAATTAGCTAAATTCGAAACAAAAGTAAAAAAGAAACTCAAGAAACAATTTGATGATTTTAAGCTGGAAGTCTCAACGGATCAAAAATTGGTAATGGAACTAAGCAAATTAGAAAATAGAGTATCTCAAAAAGAAATTGGCAATAAAAAGTTAAAAAAAGAAGTGAAACATCTAATTAAACTTTCACGCGATAAAACTTAA
- a CDS encoding YwpF family protein, whose protein sequence is MKTFKLSSLEIVENDDHDIILHEIPLLDGLVINREDEQDRWVIEAFMEKDNFEVFHNLKEEGDTVVLQVKITKETNTPASFITSILSINEIGDRINVIFMGTIVDQRKGIVKEMLKKLIEEGYQGESLYRKFKELIEQG, encoded by the coding sequence ATGAAAACATTTAAATTAAGTTCTTTAGAAATTGTAGAAAATGATGATCATGACATTATCCTGCATGAAATTCCGTTACTGGATGGTCTTGTAATAAATCGGGAGGATGAGCAGGATCGCTGGGTTATAGAAGCCTTTATGGAGAAAGATAATTTTGAAGTTTTTCATAATCTCAAAGAAGAGGGCGACACCGTTGTGCTCCAAGTAAAGATTACGAAAGAAACGAATACGCCAGCATCGTTTATTACTTCTATTTTGTCAATCAACGAAATTGGTGACCGAATAAATGTCATATTTATGGGGACCATCGTTGACCAACGAAAAGGCATTGTTAAAGAAATGTTAAAGAAGCTAATTGAAGAGGGGTATCAAGGTGAATCGCTATACAGGAAGTTTAAAGAATTGATTGAACAGGGTTAG
- a CDS encoding EAL domain-containing protein, whose protein sequence is MSKEKIEFPIHDGVFIHLKDAILFVDDQGTIIKGNNAAFSLLAISDRDDLSIFHYMDFALLMEDKEKHLLMELKKEDGKLVEVKSVRIDDSLYCLIMSDLSIQDKTEEVKTYIKQLTHDSEEGMVIYNEDKVLDCDQTFVNMFGYEKETITKMNLTELVREYKDYELNQVMYKDFSESMIYTGMRKNGSTFHLEMIEQPYNNFGAIIRVAIIKDITERVENERRIEFMAFYDELTDLPNRNFFMKVLKEALTEAKKANEMLAVYFIDLDYFKEINDTLGYEFGDKLLKVCGEKLKSFLQTDTFIARTSGDEFLILQKHTKNKHDAIKLAEEVISEFEKPVKIDGYELFISISIGISVFPQNGLTEHDLIKHADSAMYVTKEHHRSSYKLFEPSISENFKNMLTMESELRKALAHEQFELHYQPQKDLGSGKIVGIEALLRWNHPVNGYIPPDEFISLAEKTGLIIDIGEWVLKEACKQNKAWQDKGYEPVIVGVNLSAKQFNQKGLVENIESILEQTGLDARYLELEITESMAMSNEDYIIHTMKRLRKLGVLVSIDDFGTGYSSLRYLSIFPVTKLKIDKMFMDDNQKQNQAIVKSIIHMSHSLNMKVIAEGVETIEQLSFLESEKCDEVQGFYFSKPLPPAQLTKFFQVQ, encoded by the coding sequence ATGTCTAAAGAAAAAATAGAATTTCCGATCCATGATGGCGTTTTTATACATTTAAAAGATGCAATACTGTTTGTTGATGACCAAGGAACAATCATTAAAGGAAATAATGCAGCTTTTTCATTACTTGCCATTAGCGATAGAGATGATTTATCAATTTTTCATTATATGGACTTTGCATTATTGATGGAAGATAAAGAAAAGCATTTACTAATGGAACTAAAGAAAGAGGATGGGAAGTTAGTAGAGGTAAAGTCAGTTCGTATCGATGATTCCTTGTATTGCTTAATAATGAGTGATTTATCCATTCAAGATAAAACGGAAGAGGTAAAAACATACATCAAACAATTGACACACGACAGTGAAGAAGGAATGGTCATATACAACGAGGATAAAGTTCTAGATTGTGATCAAACCTTTGTTAATATGTTCGGATATGAAAAAGAAACTATTACAAAAATGAACCTTACTGAACTAGTTCGTGAGTATAAAGACTATGAATTAAATCAAGTCATGTATAAAGATTTTTCGGAATCAATGATTTATACAGGAATGAGGAAAAACGGTAGTACGTTTCACCTTGAAATGATTGAACAGCCTTATAATAATTTTGGAGCTATCATTCGTGTAGCTATCATTAAGGATATAACAGAACGAGTAGAAAATGAACGGCGAATAGAGTTTATGGCTTTTTATGATGAATTAACCGATCTGCCAAATCGGAACTTTTTTATGAAAGTTCTAAAGGAAGCTCTTACGGAGGCAAAAAAAGCGAATGAGATGCTAGCTGTTTATTTTATCGACTTGGATTATTTCAAGGAAATTAACGACACACTTGGCTATGAATTTGGTGATAAGTTATTAAAGGTTTGTGGGGAAAAGCTTAAGTCATTCCTACAAACTGATACATTTATTGCACGGACGAGCGGAGATGAATTCTTAATCTTACAAAAGCATACAAAAAATAAACATGATGCCATTAAACTTGCGGAAGAAGTAATCTCTGAATTTGAAAAACCAGTAAAAATAGATGGCTATGAGCTTTTTATTTCCATCAGTATTGGTATAAGCGTTTTTCCTCAAAATGGCTTAACCGAACATGATCTAATTAAGCATGCTGATTCCGCGATGTATGTGACTAAAGAACATCACCGAAGCAGTTATAAATTATTTGAACCATCCATTTCTGAGAACTTTAAAAATATGTTAACAATGGAAAGTGAACTAAGAAAAGCATTAGCACATGAACAATTTGAGCTACATTATCAGCCACAAAAAGATCTGGGGTCAGGTAAGATTGTCGGGATAGAGGCTTTACTTCGATGGAACCATCCTGTAAATGGTTATATTCCTCCAGATGAATTTATCTCACTTGCTGAAAAAACGGGACTGATTATTGATATTGGAGAATGGGTTTTAAAAGAGGCATGTAAACAAAATAAAGCATGGCAGGATAAGGGATATGAACCTGTAATTGTGGGTGTTAATTTATCTGCAAAGCAGTTTAACCAAAAAGGATTAGTAGAAAACATTGAAAGTATACTCGAACAAACAGGATTAGATGCAAGATACCTGGAACTTGAGATCACGGAGAGTATGGCGATGAGTAATGAAGATTACATTATTCATACAATGAAGCGGCTACGAAAATTAGGAGTATTGGTATCCATTGATGATTTCGGTACTGGTTATTCCTCATTAAGGTATTTAAGTATATTTCCTGTTACAAAATTAAAAATTGATAAGATGTTTATGGATGATAACCAGAAACAAAATCAAGCTATCGTGAAATCAATCATTCACATGTCCCATTCTTTAAATATGAAAGTTATAGCAGAAGGGGTAGAAACGATTGAACAGCTTTCTTTTTTAGAGAGTGAAAAATGTGATGAGGTACAGGGGTTTTATTTCAGCAAACCATTACCACCAGCACAATTAACTAAATTTTTCCAAGTGCAATAA
- the spoVAC gene encoding stage V sporulation protein AC, translating to MADKKKKNLPPSAQEYQAFQQQREVKRPIVKNCIKAFLVGGLICFIGQLITTFYIYFFDFTDQTAGHPTVATLIFITMLLTGFGVYDRIGQFAGAGSAVPVTGFGNAVISACIEHRTEGFVLGVGSNMFKLAGSVVLFGVFSAFVVALIKTILIQWGGL from the coding sequence ATGGCTGATAAAAAAAAGAAAAACTTACCTCCAAGTGCACAAGAATATCAAGCCTTTCAACAACAACGTGAGGTTAAAAGGCCAATAGTCAAAAATTGCATAAAAGCCTTCTTAGTAGGTGGATTAATCTGTTTTATTGGTCAGTTAATTACAACGTTTTATATTTATTTCTTTGATTTCACCGATCAAACAGCGGGACATCCTACAGTTGCTACATTAATTTTCATTACCATGCTTTTAACTGGTTTTGGAGTATATGATCGAATTGGTCAATTTGCTGGTGCTGGATCAGCTGTTCCAGTAACCGGATTTGGTAATGCTGTTATTTCTGCATGTATTGAGCATCGTACAGAAGGATTTGTACTGGGTGTTGGTTCCAATATGTTCAAACTAGCAGGATCTGTCGTTTTATTTGGTGTATTTTCAGCATTTGTCGTTGCACTAATTAAAACGATTCTAATTCAATGGGGGGGATTATAG